tttaaattttgcacctaaaattccatattatggcttattatttgccccaccaattctaatttgcagtgacataagtaattttaccaaaatatccacggcgaaacggaaaaaaaaattcattgtgcgacagaattgaagaaataacgccattttgtaaattttgggggcttccgtttctacgcagtgcatatttcggtaaaaatgacaccttatctttattctgtaggtccatatgattataatgatcccctacttatataggttggattttgttgcacttctggaaaaatcataactacatgcaggaaaatttatacttttaaaattgtcatttctgacccctataacttttttatttttccgtgtatggggcggtatgagggctcattttttgcaccgtgatctgaagtttttagcggcaccatttttgtgttgattgaACTTACTGATAATTTTTTATGATTGagtagtttaattaacgatatatttttataattcggacattcctgcacccggcgataccaaatatgtttatttttatttacacagttttttttttaaatgggaaaaggggggtgattctaacttttattagggaaggggttaaatgatctttatcaactttttttttcacactttttttgcagtgttatagctccctctagtggctataacactgcacacactgatctgctgcacagatcattgccatgcattaacatggcaatgatcagtattatcggtggtaGATTGCTGAAACCTGGAtttaaggcttggagcaatcaattgccgattggAAGCGCtgaaggcaggtaaggcaccctccgatcgtgttctagctgatcgggacaacgcgatttcaccgcgatgatcccgatctgcccgactgaactgccgggagtgtatttatgttactttagacgcggtgatcaactttgattgtcgcgtctaaagggtcaatagcggACGGCACAGCGATCGGTGCCGCACATTATTAGCCCagagtcccggctttcattagccgccaggaccgacccactgtgaccccacgttatagaccGGGCAGAGAGCTTACAGGTATGCCccgcatccttaagaggttaagttaaTGTTTTGGATACATGGGGGAAAATACAGAAGAAAAGAGACAGAACAAAGAGATGAAAGAATTCTACACAAAATTATTACAGCCGGTGACTGAGTAAAATTTGTGATTGTTCTCTACATTTAGTGGTTACCACTCACCTGGaaggttacctgtaggaatgtcctccttatactgctcatcactgctcacatctgtctcttcttctttcctTATGTCCGAacaattaatatagatcagatcttttcctgtaggaatgtcctccttatactgctcatcactgttcacatctgtctctggagcattaatattgttccgATCTTCTCCCTGATTCATGAGATGTGGAAAAAGGGATGTTATAGATGaacaggagatgaggagtcatggagggtgaggggactgaccacatgagcttcacagcccttctacagatcatagggaatatctccatctacctgatcatcctgtggaagaagaggacggggacacctctctggtgctgttctcttactggatctgactgtagggaacacatacagagactgaattcattctttacatacaaataatgagaggacgtgtgtatatagtcatgtctattacctggtgatgtgaggggctgctgatcctccatcatgacctgatccttgtactgatccttgtgtccttctacatactcccactcctccatggagaaatagaccgccacgtccagacaccttataggaacctgacacataatgatacagtcatcaccccgacccctccagtggtgttactgtataatgtcccagcattcccagcagtgtcacctctccagtcatcaccagacccctccattactgtataatgtcccagcattcccagcagggtcacctctccagtcatcaccagacccctccattactgtataatgtcccagcagggtcacctctccagtcatcaccagacccctccattactgtataatgtcccagcattcccagcagtgtcacctctccactcatcaccagacccctccattactgtataatgtcccagcagtgtcacctctccagacatcaccagacccctccattactgtataatgtcccagcagtgtcacctctccagtcatcaccagacccctccattattgtataatgtcccagcagtgtcacctctccagtcatcaccagacccctccattactgtataatgtcccagcagtgtcacctctccagtcatcaccagacccctccattactgtataatgtcccagcagtgtcacctctccagtcatcaccagacccctccattactgtataatgtcccagcagtgtcacctctccagtcatcaccagacccctccattactgtataatgtcccagcagtgtcacctctccagtcatcatcagacccctccattactgtataatgtcccagcattcccagcagtgtcacctctccattcatcaccagacccctccattactgtataatgtcccagcattcccagcagtgtcacctctccagtcatcaccagacccctccattactgtataatgtcccagcattcccagcagtgtcacctctccagtcatcactagacccctccattactgtataatgtcccagcagtgtcacctctccagtcatcaccagacccctccattactgtataatgtcccagcagtgtctcctctccagtcatcaccagacccctccattactgtataatgtcccagcagtgtcacctctccagtcatcaccagacccctccattactgtataatgtcccagcagtgtcacctctccagtcatcaccagacccctccattactgtataatgtcccagcagtgtcacctctccagtcatcaccagacccctccattactgtataatgtcccagcagtgtcacctctccagtcatcaccagacccctccattactgtataatgtcccagcagtgtcacctctccagtcatcaccagacccctccattactgtataatgtcccagcagtgtcacctctccagtcatcaccagacccctccattactgtataatgtcccagcattcccagcagtgtcacctctccagtcatcaccagacccctccattactgtataatgtcccagcagtgtcacctctccagtcatcaccagacccctccattactgtataatgtcccagcattcccagcagtgtcacttctccagtcatcaccagacccctccattactgtataatgtcccagcattcccagcagtgttacctctccagtcatcaccagacccctccattactgtataatgtcccagcagtgtcacctctccagtcatcaccagacccctccattactgtataatgtcccagcagtgtcacctctccagtcatcaccagacccctccattactgtataatgtcccagcagtgtcacctctccagtcatcaccagacccctccattactgtataatgtcccagcagtgtcacctctcctgtcatcaccagacccctccattactgtataatgtcccagcagtgtcacctctccag
Above is a genomic segment from Hyla sarda isolate aHylSar1 chromosome 1, aHylSar1.hap1, whole genome shotgun sequence containing:
- the LOC130298508 gene encoding uncharacterized protein LOC130298508, translating into MEEWEYVEGHKDQYKDQVMMEDQQPLTSPVRSSKRTAPERCPRPLLPQDDQGEDRNNINAPETDVNSDEQYKEDIPTGKDLIYINCSDIRKEEETDVSSDEQYKEDIPTGNLPVVSDFHLSQEVVLPSFCANPSSEGENVFHMLDVRRCVIEYLERTKILGNQINCLFSLQDPIGEIVSEQILLLDGLGRPLLRLIPLRVCLHQPT